One Methylosinus sp. C49 DNA segment encodes these proteins:
- the cybH gene encoding Ni/Fe-hydrogenase, b-type cytochrome subunit, whose protein sequence is MTEATQIHGVLDAHGEKAAELQSVYVYEAPVRLWHWINAAAIVVLATTGYFIASPLPSTPGEASSQFLMGYIRFAHFSAGYVLAVALLLRIYWAFVGNEHAKQIFYLPVWDRKWLSGILYEAGWYAFLVKQPKKYIGHNPLGHLMMHLFMLNLAFLVVTGFALYSEGAGRDSWQHKLFGWVFTIWPNSQDVHTWHHLAMWGVVLFVIIHIYTAVREDIVSRQSLISSMISGERVFRDEADK, encoded by the coding sequence ATGACCGAGGCGACGCAAATCCATGGCGTGCTCGACGCTCACGGCGAAAAAGCCGCCGAGCTGCAGAGCGTCTATGTCTATGAGGCGCCGGTGCGGCTCTGGCACTGGATCAATGCGGCGGCGATCGTCGTGCTGGCGACGACGGGCTATTTCATCGCCTCGCCATTGCCTTCGACGCCCGGCGAGGCGAGCTCGCAATTCCTGATGGGCTATATACGCTTCGCCCATTTCTCGGCCGGCTATGTGCTCGCCGTGGCGCTGCTGCTGCGCATCTATTGGGCTTTCGTCGGCAATGAGCACGCTAAGCAGATTTTCTATCTGCCGGTGTGGGACCGCAAATGGCTGTCGGGCATTCTCTACGAGGCCGGCTGGTACGCCTTTTTGGTGAAGCAGCCGAAGAAATACATCGGCCATAATCCGCTCGGCCATCTGATGATGCATCTCTTCATGCTCAATCTGGCCTTTCTGGTGGTGACGGGCTTCGCGCTCTATTCCGAGGGCGCCGGCCGCGACAGCTGGCAGCACAAGCTGTTCGGATGGGTGTTCACGATCTGGCCGAACAGCCAGGACGTCCATACTTGGCATCATCTCGCCATGTGGGGCGTCGTGCTCTTCGTGATCATCCACATCTATACCGCCGTGCGCGAGGATATCGTCTCCCGCCAGAGCCTCATCTCCTCGATGATCTCCGGCGAGCGCGTGTTCCGCGACGAAGCCGACAAGTGA
- a CDS encoding HyaD/HybD family hydrogenase maturation endopeptidase, giving the protein MRTLILGIGNILWADEGFGVRAVEEFHARYETGGDVTILDGGTQGLYLVQFVEACDQLLVFDAIDYGLEPGTLRVVRDGEVPRFMGAKKMSLHQTGFQEVLSAADLLGRYPSRLALIGCQPQDLEDWGGPLTPPVVASIEPALAAAVATLTEWGVEFRPRAESTQSFQRLLGHDLDHNAYERRLGAADEETRP; this is encoded by the coding sequence ATGCGCACTCTCATTCTCGGCATAGGCAATATTCTCTGGGCCGACGAAGGCTTCGGCGTGCGCGCGGTGGAGGAGTTCCATGCGCGCTACGAGACGGGCGGCGACGTCACAATTCTCGACGGCGGCACGCAGGGGCTCTATCTCGTGCAATTCGTCGAGGCCTGCGATCAGTTGCTCGTCTTCGACGCCATAGACTACGGCCTCGAGCCCGGAACCTTGCGCGTCGTGCGCGACGGCGAGGTTCCGCGCTTCATGGGCGCGAAGAAGATGAGCCTGCATCAGACCGGCTTTCAGGAGGTGCTCTCCGCCGCCGATCTGCTCGGCCGCTATCCCTCGCGCCTCGCGCTGATCGGCTGCCAGCCGCAGGACCTCGAGGATTGGGGCGGCCCGTTGACGCCCCCGGTCGTCGCGTCTATCGAGCCCGCGCTCGCCGCAGCCGTCGCGACTCTGACAGAATGGGGCGTCGAGTTCCGCCCGCGCGCGGAGAGCACGCAGAGCTTCCAGCGCCTGCTGGGGCATGACCTAGACCACAACGCCTATGAGAGGCGCCTCGGCGCCGCCGATGAGGAGACGAGACCATGA
- the hypC gene encoding HypC/HybG/HupF family hydrogenase formation chaperone, whose translation MCVGFPMTVVEGDAFEALCDRRGERHAVSMALVGAQPAGTKVLVHVGTAVRVLDPLEAAQIDDALDAVEKALAGENVDHLFADLVDREPQLPEFLRK comes from the coding sequence ATGTGCGTCGGCTTTCCCATGACCGTCGTCGAAGGCGACGCCTTCGAAGCGCTATGCGATCGGCGCGGCGAACGCCACGCCGTCTCCATGGCGCTAGTCGGCGCGCAGCCCGCCGGGACCAAGGTGCTGGTCCATGTCGGCACGGCCGTCCGCGTGCTCGACCCGCTCGAGGCCGCGCAGATCGACGACGCTCTGGATGCGGTGGAAAAAGCCCTCGCCGGCGAGAATGTCGATCACCTTTTCGCCGATCTGGTCGATCGCGAGCCGCAGCTACCGGAATTCCTGCGCAAGTGA
- a CDS encoding hydrogenase accessory protein: MPGSLQLALSEKSGVALLDETNIDAFLTPEPGASAHALLFFGGDPAQRSETHDVAIIFPQLVKAFAGRLRAAIIAPAAEKTLEGRFSVCVYPSLVVTYGSETLGVLPKVYDWSEYLSRIEALLQLQAAPAKEPRVRITFTEGETSS, encoded by the coding sequence ATGCCCGGGTCGTTGCAGCTGGCGCTGAGCGAAAAATCCGGCGTCGCTCTGCTGGACGAGACCAATATCGACGCTTTTCTCACGCCGGAGCCCGGCGCGAGCGCGCATGCTCTGCTGTTCTTCGGCGGCGACCCCGCGCAGCGCAGTGAGACCCATGATGTGGCGATCATCTTTCCACAGCTGGTCAAGGCCTTCGCCGGAAGGCTGCGCGCCGCCATCATCGCGCCCGCGGCCGAGAAGACGCTGGAAGGACGCTTCAGCGTTTGCGTCTATCCGAGCCTCGTCGTGACCTATGGAAGCGAGACGCTCGGCGTGCTGCCGAAAGTCTATGACTGGTCCGAATATCTCTCGCGTATCGAGGCGCTGCTGCAATTGCAGGCCGCGCCGGCGAAAGAGCCGCGCGTGCGCATCACCTTCACGGAAGGGGAGACGAGCTCATGA
- a CDS encoding hydrogenase expression/formation protein, with the protein MKAGFWVSPDGADEAMTVMPIGYDAEAETKRSVIAFLATATGEQAVAECPRAAALLPQLADALAAQRADAPGRLFDITDYEAKERELIGQVLGEGEVSGVAALPEGVTAQILEASMAGLWRVRFTDAEGRLTADYLEIAAIPHVVERAAEITAESIAIGAEPEGAMNVMPMLAEIDARMRAHKAGDPSHVINFSLLPVSEIDMEHLQQTLGNGPVQLISRGYGSAKITATGARNVWSVQFFNAMGTIILDTLEIGDTPAAACAADEDFHDSAERLREIHEAYFT; encoded by the coding sequence ATGAAAGCCGGATTCTGGGTTTCGCCGGACGGAGCCGACGAAGCGATGACGGTCATGCCGATCGGCTATGACGCCGAGGCGGAGACCAAGCGCAGCGTCATCGCCTTTCTCGCGACCGCGACCGGCGAGCAGGCCGTCGCCGAATGCCCCCGCGCGGCCGCTCTGCTGCCGCAGCTCGCCGATGCGCTCGCCGCGCAGCGCGCCGACGCGCCGGGCAGGCTCTTCGACATCACCGATTATGAGGCGAAAGAGCGCGAGCTCATCGGCCAGGTGCTCGGCGAAGGCGAGGTGAGCGGCGTCGCCGCCCTCCCCGAGGGCGTCACCGCGCAAATCCTCGAGGCCTCCATGGCCGGCCTGTGGCGCGTGCGCTTCACCGACGCCGAGGGACGGCTCACCGCCGATTATCTCGAGATCGCCGCCATTCCCCATGTCGTCGAGCGCGCAGCGGAAATCACCGCAGAGAGCATCGCCATCGGCGCGGAGCCGGAAGGCGCGATGAATGTGATGCCCATGCTGGCCGAGATCGACGCCCGCATGCGCGCGCATAAAGCCGGCGATCCATCTCATGTCATCAATTTCTCGCTGCTGCCCGTGTCCGAGATCGACATGGAGCATTTGCAGCAAACGCTCGGCAATGGACCCGTGCAGCTGATCTCACGCGGCTATGGCTCCGCCAAGATCACCGCGACCGGCGCCCGCAATGTGTGGTCGGTGCAATTCTTCAACGCCATGGGCACGATCATCCTCGACACTCTGGAGATCGGCGACACGCCCGCCGCGGCCTGCGCCGCCGACGAGGATTTCCACGATTCCGCCGAGCGTCTGCGCGAGATTCACGAGGCCTATTTCACATGA
- a CDS encoding rubredoxin, with the protein MSDETLRDIAPDARMECGVCWHVYDPAEGDPVWQIPPGVAFADLPADWRCPECDAPQEKFLRCEN; encoded by the coding sequence ATGAGCGACGAAACGCTTCGCGATATCGCCCCGGACGCGCGCATGGAATGCGGCGTGTGCTGGCATGTCTATGATCCCGCCGAGGGCGATCCCGTCTGGCAGATTCCGCCGGGCGTCGCCTTCGCCGATCTTCCCGCCGACTGGCGCTGCCCCGAATGCGACGCGCCGCAAGAGAAATTCTTGAGGTGCGAGAATTGA
- the hybE gene encoding [NiFe]-hydrogenase assembly chaperone HybE, translating to MRELSDAAARGEKLADFYRRVHATSMRDSGLCNEALEVEPVGFRDFGPYALGVIVTPWFANLVVAAPREGAEAPFPDPARLQLRFPAGDVDFNVSEIDGFGRIAACSLFSPMDDFADHDAACTAARAALDALLDPALNETPKREPEPANALDRRALFGGRRRGDEEASP from the coding sequence GTGCGAGAATTGAGCGACGCCGCGGCGAGAGGCGAGAAGCTCGCGGATTTCTACCGCCGCGTCCATGCGACGTCGATGCGGGACTCCGGCCTCTGCAACGAGGCGCTCGAAGTGGAGCCCGTGGGCTTTCGCGACTTCGGCCCCTATGCGCTGGGCGTGATCGTCACGCCCTGGTTCGCCAATCTCGTCGTCGCCGCGCCGCGCGAGGGGGCCGAGGCGCCCTTCCCCGATCCGGCGCGGCTGCAATTGCGCTTTCCGGCCGGCGACGTCGATTTCAATGTCAGCGAGATCGATGGTTTCGGCCGCATCGCCGCCTGCTCGCTGTTCTCGCCCATGGATGATTTCGCCGATCACGACGCCGCGTGCACCGCAGCGCGCGCGGCGCTCGACGCTCTGCTCGATCCAGCGCTGAACGAAACGCCGAAGCGCGAGCCGGAGCCCGCCAACGCCCTCGATCGCCGCGCATTGTTCGGCGGCCGTCGACGCGGCGACGAAGAGGCCTCGCCATGA
- a CDS encoding nickel-dependent hydrogenase large subunit → MSVGADLGGLGPGAISIVAELADDRICSVRVRSSRPAHLTRLFRGRPAAEVAPLAGRLFSLCGLSHAFAASRAIAVARGEMREPTPQNLVALDCERLSETLRALTTMAEDAVPPPSLRAVLTLTRALAAGDARDRSATGAKLRAETAKLGLLDAMSGDTPFGKLSRALARSPAIAASAPDALRAEDDDAVLEGIRAQGESFSATPSIAGRAPETGAFARHWRETDLSRGAICARFSARMIDLDRLVTRLSDGAEDASRSDAPAAREAYCAVETSRGELYHWVRLTPDDRIENYAIVAPTEWNFHPAGPFVAALLGARIPRAAAAQTIARLAGLFDPCVAFHVEIREAAYA, encoded by the coding sequence ATGAGCGTCGGCGCCGATCTCGGAGGGCTCGGCCCCGGCGCGATCTCCATTGTCGCCGAGCTCGCCGATGATCGCATCTGCTCGGTGCGCGTGCGCTCGAGCCGGCCAGCGCATCTCACGCGTCTGTTTCGTGGCCGCCCCGCCGCCGAAGTCGCGCCGCTCGCCGGACGGCTGTTCTCCCTCTGCGGCCTCTCCCACGCTTTCGCGGCTTCGCGCGCCATCGCCGTGGCGCGCGGAGAAATGCGCGAACCAACGCCGCAAAACCTCGTCGCGCTCGATTGCGAGCGCCTTTCCGAGACATTGCGCGCGCTGACGACAATGGCGGAGGACGCCGTTCCGCCGCCCTCCCTGCGCGCCGTGCTGACGCTGACGCGCGCGCTCGCAGCAGGCGACGCGCGCGACCGCAGCGCGACGGGCGCAAAGCTACGCGCCGAGACGGCGAAGCTCGGCCTGCTGGACGCTATGAGCGGCGATACACCTTTCGGCAAATTGTCGCGCGCGCTGGCGCGCAGCCCCGCCATAGCCGCGAGCGCGCCCGATGCGCTGCGCGCGGAGGACGACGACGCCGTGCTGGAAGGAATAAGGGCGCAGGGCGAAAGCTTCAGCGCCACGCCGAGCATCGCCGGCCGCGCGCCAGAGACCGGCGCATTCGCGCGTCATTGGCGCGAGACCGATCTGTCGCGCGGCGCGATCTGCGCGCGCTTTTCCGCGCGCATGATCGATCTCGATCGGCTCGTGACGCGCCTCTCCGACGGCGCGGAAGACGCCTCCCGCAGCGACGCTCCCGCCGCGCGCGAAGCCTATTGCGCGGTCGAAACTTCGCGCGGAGAGCTGTATCATTGGGTTCGGCTCACACCGGACGACAGGATCGAGAATTATGCGATCGTCGCGCCGACAGAATGGAATTTCCATCCCGCCGGACCTTTCGTCGCCGCCCTGCTCGGCGCGCGCATTCCGCGCGCCGCGGCGGCGCAGACGATTGCCCGCCTCGCAGGCCTCTTCGATCCCTGCGTCGCTTTTCACGTCGAGATTCGCGAGGCCGCCTATGCATGA
- the hypA gene encoding hydrogenase maturation nickel metallochaperone HypA, producing the protein MHEMALTESIVELIEEESRKQGFSRVRVVRLEIGALSHVEPEAIRFCFEAVTHGGIVQGARLDIVRIPGEGWCLDCAKTVAVEERFGPCPECGGYHVQVTGGEDMRVQELEVD; encoded by the coding sequence ATGCATGAGATGGCGCTGACCGAGAGCATCGTCGAGCTGATCGAGGAAGAGAGCCGCAAGCAGGGCTTTTCCCGCGTGCGCGTGGTGCGGCTCGAGATCGGCGCGCTGAGCCATGTGGAGCCGGAGGCGATCCGCTTCTGCTTCGAGGCCGTGACGCATGGCGGAATCGTCCAAGGCGCGCGGCTCGACATTGTGCGCATTCCCGGCGAAGGCTGGTGCCTCGATTGCGCCAAGACCGTCGCCGTCGAAGAGAGATTTGGCCCTTGCCCGGAGTGCGGCGGATATCATGTCCAAGTCACCGGCGGCGAGGATATGCGGGTGCAGGAACTGGAGGTCGACTAA
- the hypB gene encoding hydrogenase nickel incorporation protein HypB yields MCTVCGCGTSSIEGKPEHSHDHPHDHAHDHAHGHAHDHHHDHDHRHDHDHDHHHHDHPHPHDHDHHHVHDHDHARDDHGHRHDYGSGAAGVHVPGLSQERIVRIERDILSKNNDHARENRLRFEQSGVFALNFVSSPGSGKTQLLVRTITDLKDRFPISVIEGDQQTSNDAERIRATGVPALQINTGKGCHLDAHMISRALAELSVAPSSLLFIENVGNLVCPAAFDLGEAHKVVVLSVTEGEDKPLKYPEMFAASDLMLLNKSDLLPHVEFDVGRCLANALKVNPDLQTLVVSARTGEGMAAFYAWIEARAARAAARSARAAAAAK; encoded by the coding sequence ATGTGCACGGTCTGCGGCTGCGGAACATCCAGCATCGAAGGAAAGCCAGAACATAGCCACGACCATCCGCATGATCATGCGCATGATCACGCTCATGGCCACGCTCACGATCATCATCATGATCACGATCACCGCCACGATCATGACCACGACCATCATCATCATGATCACCCGCATCCGCACGATCATGACCATCATCATGTGCATGATCACGATCACGCGCGTGACGACCACGGCCATCGTCACGATTACGGCTCCGGCGCTGCGGGCGTTCATGTTCCCGGCCTCAGCCAGGAGCGCATCGTTCGCATAGAACGAGACATTCTCTCCAAGAACAACGACCACGCCCGCGAGAACCGGTTGCGCTTCGAGCAGTCCGGCGTCTTCGCGCTCAACTTCGTCTCCAGCCCCGGCTCGGGCAAGACGCAGCTTCTCGTGCGCACGATCACCGATCTGAAAGATCGCTTTCCCATTTCCGTCATCGAAGGCGATCAGCAGACGTCCAACGACGCCGAGCGTATCCGCGCGACCGGCGTTCCGGCCTTGCAGATCAACACCGGCAAGGGCTGCCATCTCGACGCGCATATGATCTCGCGCGCTCTCGCCGAGCTTTCTGTCGCGCCCTCCTCGCTGCTCTTCATCGAGAATGTCGGCAACCTCGTCTGCCCCGCGGCTTTCGATCTCGGCGAGGCGCATAAGGTCGTCGTGCTCTCGGTGACGGAGGGTGAGGACAAGCCGCTCAAATATCCCGAAATGTTCGCGGCCTCCGATCTGATGCTGTTGAACAAATCCGATCTTCTGCCGCATGTGGAGTTCGACGTCGGGCGTTGTCTCGCCAATGCGCTGAAGGTCAATCCCGATCTGCAGACATTGGTCGTCTCCGCGCGCACCGGCGAGGGCATGGCGGCCTTCTACGCCTGGATCGAGGCGCGCGCGGCGCGAGCCGCCGCGAGAAGCGCGCGCGCCGCCGCCGCGGCAAAGTGA